In Caproiciproducens sp. NJN-50, the following are encoded in one genomic region:
- a CDS encoding flagellar hook-basal body complex protein translates to MMRAMSSGVAGLKAHQTALDVIGNNVANVNTYGFKSSRALFSDVLYQTLTDATAPNTTNGTGGVNPSQVGYGSTASSVSVDTGRAGMSTTGYSGDCYINGEGYFVVRDGASGYKYTRVGALSFDSSGDLVDGNGNLVLGAQDKTFASGDPDTITCGTSKSYSSISIAADGTITGIDSSSGDPVVIGGIALAHFVNPAGLEQEGGNYYKATKNSGDAAYAVPGGGATGKLVTGALESSNVDLANEFSNMITTERGYQANSKIITVADTMLETLVNMVR, encoded by the coding sequence ATGATGAGAGCAATGTCCTCCGGCGTGGCCGGACTCAAGGCGCACCAGACGGCGCTGGACGTGATCGGCAACAACGTCGCGAACGTGAACACCTATGGGTTCAAATCCTCGCGCGCCCTGTTCAGCGACGTGCTGTACCAGACCTTGACCGACGCGACGGCGCCGAACACTACAAACGGCACGGGCGGCGTCAATCCGAGCCAGGTCGGCTACGGCTCCACCGCGTCTTCCGTTTCGGTGGACACCGGGCGCGCCGGCATGTCGACCACCGGGTACAGCGGCGACTGCTACATCAACGGCGAAGGCTATTTCGTTGTCAGGGACGGGGCGAGCGGCTACAAATACACCCGCGTCGGCGCCCTTTCGTTCGACAGTTCCGGCGATTTGGTCGACGGGAACGGCAATTTAGTGTTAGGCGCTCAGGACAAAACTTTTGCAAGTGGTGATCCTGATACTATTACTTGCGGTACGTCAAAATCATACAGCAGTATTTCCATTGCCGCAGACGGCACCATCACGGGGATAGACTCCAGTTCGGGGGACCCGGTAGTAATCGGAGGAATTGCGCTGGCGCACTTTGTAAATCCCGCCGGGCTTGAGCAGGAGGGCGGCAACTATTATAAAGCCACCAAAAACTCTGGCGATGCTGCCTACGCGGTGCCGGGCGGAGGCGCTACCGGCAAACTGGTGACCGGTGCGCTGGAGTCCTCCAACGTGGACCTCGCGAACGAATTTTCCAACATGATCACCACCGAAAGAGGCTACCAGGCGAACTCCAAGATCATCACGGTCGCGGACACGATGCTGGAAACCCTGGTCAACATGGTCCGTTAA
- a CDS encoding flagellar hook-length control protein FliK codes for MVQQIISTVNANVPSTGQTSRGTQDTDQFRSMLKAAAGQSGSTQGAGGSARKTADQEQDSKADKAGSGRKKERTAEADQSAPAGTNAGQAPQSALPSETLVSPDAAAAFASVKGQPAFQGKDQPAAGPGGSASDGTGAVLAAGIPPQEQAGRPGQTGQAFPPEGETARVSGQDSASPRTADRTVSEPPAQNDGISGQQASAPADSGRREFQSPDFRRQVAASAPGSYDRETRGPSDAQRDSRTTGAEGKNAAEDGTAQPLQGAAGPAQTHPPDAKDSGTGGAAAANGGLPALYGNGKVVIKVSGEPAQAETSPSRQVADAAVHQLRSGKTEFQMDLYPKSLGKVSVKLTSQDGLLTVEIAAADPKTQSLLLSGSSEIRSILQASTGQNVQTVTPDQQAAQWYGQQSDGGDASGNRRQKRDEPRRDKSNGVESVSAELNTGDFLSMIQRIGAYAR; via the coding sequence ATGGTACAGCAGATCATCAGCACAGTAAACGCGAACGTGCCTTCGACCGGGCAAACGTCGCGCGGAACGCAGGATACGGATCAGTTCCGCTCCATGCTGAAAGCCGCCGCGGGACAGTCCGGTTCGACACAGGGCGCGGGCGGTTCCGCTCGAAAGACCGCCGATCAGGAACAGGATTCCAAAGCGGATAAGGCCGGCAGCGGCAGGAAAAAGGAACGGACAGCAGAAGCGGATCAATCGGCTCCGGCTGGGACGAACGCCGGCCAGGCGCCGCAAAGCGCGCTGCCGTCGGAGACGCTCGTTTCGCCGGATGCCGCCGCCGCTTTCGCTTCGGTGAAAGGTCAGCCGGCTTTCCAGGGAAAAGATCAGCCGGCGGCGGGACCCGGCGGTTCCGCATCGGACGGCACCGGCGCGGTTTTGGCGGCGGGGATTCCGCCGCAGGAGCAGGCAGGCCGGCCGGGGCAAACCGGACAGGCTTTCCCGCCCGAAGGAGAGACGGCCCGGGTTTCAGGCCAAGACTCCGCGTCGCCCAGAACGGCGGACCGGACCGTTTCGGAACCGCCTGCGCAGAACGATGGGATTTCGGGTCAGCAGGCATCCGCTCCGGCCGATTCAGGGCGTCGGGAATTTCAGAGTCCCGATTTCAGGCGGCAGGTCGCGGCGTCGGCTCCCGGCTCTTATGACCGTGAAACCCGGGGTCCGTCCGACGCACAGAGAGACAGCCGGACAACCGGCGCGGAAGGGAAAAATGCTGCGGAGGACGGGACGGCGCAGCCCCTGCAAGGAGCGGCCGGCCCGGCACAGACTCATCCTCCGGATGCCAAAGATTCCGGCACGGGCGGCGCTGCCGCCGCAAACGGCGGGTTGCCGGCCCTTTATGGCAATGGAAAGGTCGTCATCAAGGTTTCCGGCGAGCCGGCACAGGCGGAGACCTCTCCGTCCCGGCAGGTGGCGGACGCGGCCGTGCATCAGTTGCGGAGCGGAAAAACCGAGTTTCAGATGGACCTTTATCCAAAATCGCTGGGGAAGGTTTCCGTAAAGCTCACTTCTCAGGACGGGCTGCTGACCGTGGAAATTGCGGCGGCGGACCCCAAGACTCAAAGCCTTCTGCTTTCCGGCTCTTCCGAGATCCGCAGCATCCTGCAGGCTTCCACCGGGCAGAACGTGCAGACGGTAACTCCGGACCAGCAGGCGGCGCAGTGGTACGGGCAGCAGTCGGACGGCGGGGACGCCTCCGGGAACCGGCGCCAAAAGCGGGACGAGCCGCGCAGGGACAAATCAAACGGCGTTGAATCCGTGTCTGCCGAACTGAACACAGGCGACTTTCTTTCCATGATCCAGCGGATCGGCGCATACGCACGGTAA
- a CDS encoding TIGR02530 family flagellar biosynthesis protein, whose protein sequence is MNDIQFRKNYSAWIGPAYPAQPDGKSPGTKETGAAGKNSFSEVLKNVQGGLTFSKHALQRMDARQIEVSPELMEKMNGAAAKAKEKGVRDALMMSGDTAFIVNVPSSTVVTMMSGGEMKENIFTNIDGAVIL, encoded by the coding sequence ATGAACGACATCCAGTTCCGGAAAAATTATTCCGCCTGGATCGGCCCGGCTTATCCGGCCCAGCCGGACGGCAAAAGCCCGGGAACCAAAGAAACCGGCGCCGCGGGCAAGAACAGTTTTTCCGAAGTCTTGAAAAACGTGCAGGGCGGCCTGACCTTTTCCAAGCACGCGCTGCAGCGAATGGACGCAAGGCAGATCGAGGTTTCCCCCGAACTGATGGAGAAGATGAACGGCGCGGCCGCGAAAGCGAAGGAAAAAGGCGTTCGCGACGCATTAATGATGAGCGGAGACACCGCGTTTATCGTCAATGTTCCCAGTTCGACGGTCGTCACGATGATGAGCGGCGGGGAAATGAAGGAAAATATATTCACCAATATTGACGGAGCCGTAATCTTATAA
- a CDS encoding flagellar FlbD family protein: MIELTQLNGTPFMLNCNLIETVESIPETKISLTTGKYFLVQEEREDILRKIIAYQRMIYKNMICIEGLKPQK, encoded by the coding sequence ATGATCGAACTGACGCAATTGAACGGCACCCCTTTTATGCTGAACTGCAATCTGATCGAAACGGTTGAAAGCATACCGGAAACCAAGATCTCGCTCACGACCGGAAAATATTTTCTGGTTCAGGAAGAGCGGGAGGACATTCTCAGGAAAATCATCGCCTATCAGCGGATGATTTATAAAAACATGATCTGTATTGAAGGACTCAAACCCCAGAAATAA
- the fliI gene encoding flagellar protein export ATPase FliI, translating to MVDLRSACEIVTKIDPLCYKGKVKNIVGMMMETTGLDARIGDICTIGGQNGEPPVEAEAVGFRDGNVLLMAYGDIRGVGPGSIVESTGHKLRVPVGEGLKGRTVDAAGRPIDGLGDIEAEARYDVDSSCVNPLERPRISETMTFGIKAIDGPLTIGKGQRIGIFSGSGVGKSTLMGMIAKNVRSDINVIALVGERGREVKEFIEKDLGKDGLARSVLVVATSDQPAMFRARCASVATAIAEYFRDKGKDVLLMMDSLTRFAMAQREIGLAAGEPPIARGYTPSIYAQLPKLLERSGNFKTGSITGIYTVLVEGDDTNEPISDTVRGILDGHIVLSRTLAARNHYPAIDVGASISRLMTDITSEEHQAAAARLRNLLSTYNQNYDLISIGAYKPGMNKRLDEAVGKIDQINQFLTQRVDESFSYEETENRMKGI from the coding sequence ATGGTTGATTTACGGTCTGCCTGTGAAATCGTCACAAAGATCGACCCGCTCTGTTACAAGGGAAAAGTGAAAAATATCGTCGGCATGATGATGGAAACCACTGGCCTTGACGCCAGAATCGGCGATATTTGCACCATTGGCGGCCAGAACGGGGAACCGCCCGTCGAAGCGGAGGCGGTCGGGTTCCGCGACGGCAACGTGCTGCTGATGGCTTACGGGGACATCCGCGGGGTGGGGCCGGGCAGCATTGTGGAATCGACCGGGCACAAGCTGCGCGTTCCGGTCGGAGAAGGGCTGAAGGGCAGGACCGTGGACGCCGCCGGAAGACCGATCGACGGATTGGGGGACATCGAGGCCGAAGCGCGCTACGACGTGGATTCCTCCTGCGTGAACCCTTTGGAACGGCCCCGCATCAGCGAGACCATGACGTTCGGCATCAAGGCAATCGACGGGCCCCTTACGATCGGCAAAGGCCAGAGAATCGGTATTTTTTCCGGAAGCGGCGTGGGAAAAAGCACGCTGATGGGGATGATCGCGAAAAATGTACGGTCGGATATCAACGTGATCGCCCTGGTCGGCGAGCGCGGCAGGGAAGTGAAGGAGTTCATCGAGAAGGACCTGGGGAAGGATGGGCTCGCCCGCTCGGTGCTGGTGGTGGCCACCTCCGACCAGCCGGCCATGTTCCGGGCCAGATGCGCTTCCGTGGCCACGGCCATCGCGGAATACTTCCGCGACAAGGGAAAAGACGTTCTGCTGATGATGGATTCTCTGACGCGTTTTGCCATGGCGCAGCGGGAAATCGGGCTGGCGGCGGGCGAACCCCCCATCGCGAGGGGATATACGCCGTCCATTTACGCGCAGCTCCCAAAATTGCTGGAGCGGAGCGGGAATTTCAAAACGGGTTCCATCACCGGGATTTACACGGTCCTGGTGGAGGGAGACGATACGAACGAGCCGATTTCGGACACCGTGCGCGGAATTCTGGACGGGCACATCGTGCTTTCCAGAACTCTTGCGGCGAGGAACCATTACCCTGCCATCGACGTGGGGGCCAGCATCTCCAGGCTTATGACGGACATCACCTCGGAGGAGCATCAGGCGGCCGCGGCCCGGCTCAGGAATCTTCTTTCCACTTACAATCAGAATTACGACCTGATTTCCATCGGCGCCTATAAACCCGGCATGAACAAAAGGCTTGACGAAGCCGTCGGCAAAATCGACCAGATCAATCAGTTTCTCACGCAGCGGGTGGACGAATCGTTTTCCTATGAGGAGACCGAAAACAGGATGAAGGGGATTTAA
- a CDS encoding flagellar hook assembly protein FlgD, whose translation MNNLGITNYGTLNRTYSSGLESSANHTESTTSSDSTLDMNDFLMLLAAQFENQDVMNPTDNTEFIAELAQFSSLQAMSQLTQYSQYQYAASLVGKTVKVGTYDTTGQYVIKQGVVENTAFGSDGCAILLDSDNTVYNLSDVVMVMKDASSGGSSSDGSTDDSADDSTDPASTPDTT comes from the coding sequence TTGAATAACCTTGGAATTACCAATTACGGGACCCTGAACCGCACCTATTCGTCCGGCCTGGAATCTTCAGCGAACCATACTGAGTCGACGACAAGCTCGGACTCCACGCTGGATATGAACGACTTTCTGATGCTCCTGGCCGCGCAGTTTGAAAATCAGGACGTGATGAACCCGACGGACAACACGGAATTCATCGCGGAGCTGGCGCAGTTTTCATCCCTGCAGGCGATGAGCCAGCTCACTCAGTATTCGCAGTATCAATACGCGGCTTCCCTTGTGGGAAAAACCGTGAAAGTGGGGACCTACGACACGACCGGCCAATATGTCATCAAACAGGGCGTCGTCGAAAACACAGCTTTTGGGTCCGACGGCTGCGCGATTTTGCTGGACAGCGACAACACGGTTTACAATCTTTCCGATGTGGTTATGGTGATGAAGGACGCCTCGTCGGGCGGTTCTTCTTCCGACGGTTCCACGGATGATTCCGCAGATGATTCCACAGATCCCGCAAGTACCCCGGATACCACTTGA
- a CDS encoding OmpA/MotB family protein, translated as MRKKKQDDSSGGPSWLDTYADMVTLLLTFFVLLFSMSTLNSSKWQKLVLALTANVAKNPVNSEQQVVIDPSALTASRAPDAAASDEGLGQESQPLVDKVTNFDQLYAYLKNYIEKNHLDDNVKIYKGDGYTFLSFRNSIFFDGDSSVLRTQGKVILDYLCNAMANIPDQIGEIRFYGHTAKVSATNTPERQAFDRGLSDDRAKNVLLYVQAKGIIGGAKMVSEGYGEYRPIVPDDGTEATRAKNRRVEIYISKNGTTDDVLEKVYEEINASSKAAPGSSG; from the coding sequence ATGAGAAAAAAGAAACAGGATGATTCTTCCGGAGGCCCAAGCTGGCTGGATACCTATGCGGATATGGTGACGCTGCTGCTGACATTTTTTGTTCTCCTGTTTTCCATGTCGACCCTAAACTCCAGCAAATGGCAGAAGCTGGTTCTTGCGCTGACTGCCAACGTCGCCAAGAATCCGGTGAACAGTGAACAGCAGGTCGTGATCGATCCCTCCGCGCTCACCGCCTCCAGGGCGCCGGACGCCGCCGCGTCGGACGAAGGACTGGGCCAGGAATCCCAGCCGCTCGTGGACAAGGTGACGAATTTTGACCAGCTCTACGCCTATTTGAAAAATTATATTGAAAAGAATCATCTGGACGACAATGTCAAGATCTATAAAGGGGACGGATATACGTTCCTTTCTTTCCGGAACAGCATTTTCTTCGACGGGGACAGTTCCGTCCTCCGTACGCAGGGAAAGGTGATTCTCGATTACCTTTGCAACGCGATGGCCAATATTCCGGACCAGATCGGTGAAATCCGCTTTTATGGGCATACGGCGAAGGTCTCGGCGACCAATACGCCGGAACGGCAGGCGTTCGATCGCGGCCTTTCCGATGACAGGGCGAAAAACGTTCTGCTTTACGTTCAGGCGAAGGGAATCATCGGCGGGGCGAAGATGGTCAGTGAAGGCTACGGCGAATACCGCCCGATCGTCCCGGACGACGGGACGGAAGCGACCAGGGCGAAGAACCGGCGGGTTGAGATTTACATCTCCAAGAATGGGACGAC
- a CDS encoding FliH/SctL family protein, translated as MSKVIKASQYNPFIESPGAAAGADVSPDAQCRLVLDQAFQKAKQIVESAQNYRSEQLRDCAEHADRELRESQEQGYREGFAHGREEGEKSGMESGMRQGLSEGAKKAEAENRQCLNELGEMIQSVEKSKTEILSKFESDLKDLAVTIARAIVKKELETDPKTLHTIIQNAVDSYRNQAWVRIYVSGNTANLLTKADVSIAQELQAVSDRVKVVVTTGISDESCVIEMPDQVIDAGIDTQLRKIQSALEESGQTEMG; from the coding sequence TTGAGTAAGGTAATCAAAGCCTCCCAGTACAACCCGTTTATCGAAAGCCCCGGCGCGGCCGCCGGCGCGGACGTATCGCCGGATGCCCAATGCAGATTGGTTCTCGATCAGGCCTTCCAGAAAGCAAAGCAGATTGTGGAATCAGCGCAGAATTACCGTTCGGAACAGCTCCGCGACTGCGCGGAACATGCGGACCGGGAGCTTCGGGAATCCCAAGAACAGGGATACCGGGAGGGTTTCGCGCATGGCCGGGAAGAGGGCGAAAAGTCCGGAATGGAGTCCGGCATGAGGCAGGGCCTTTCAGAGGGGGCAAAAAAGGCGGAGGCGGAAAACCGGCAATGCCTCAATGAGCTTGGCGAGATGATCCAGTCCGTTGAAAAATCCAAAACGGAAATCCTTTCGAAATTTGAATCCGACCTGAAGGATCTCGCGGTGACCATAGCGAGGGCCATTGTCAAAAAGGAGCTGGAAACCGACCCGAAAACGCTGCACACCATCATCCAGAACGCGGTCGATTCCTATCGCAACCAGGCGTGGGTGCGCATCTATGTTTCAGGAAACACGGCAAATCTGCTGACCAAGGCCGACGTCTCTATCGCGCAGGAGCTTCAGGCCGTATCCGACCGCGTAAAGGTGGTCGTTACAACGGGAATCAGCGACGAATCCTGCGTCATCGAGATGCCGGATCAGGTCATCGACGCGGGAATCGACACCCAGTTGAGAAAAATTCAGTCGGCGCTGGAGGAATCCGGCCAAACCGAAATGGGGTAA
- a CDS encoding flagellar export protein FliJ — MKKFVFSLESVLRYKEETLDMLKNEMAQLQMKIRELEQGIFRMKQEYSDLNRTLVLEMKAGVEPCGIAVYKRYFAELDRQVRKLESQRAAVQRAAAAKQEEIVKMKSDISGLEKLRESQRKDYEAQGRKEQEQLIEEFVSRRKDSSGCRTA; from the coding sequence TTGAAAAAATTTGTGTTTTCCCTTGAAAGCGTCCTGCGTTACAAAGAGGAAACGCTGGATATGCTCAAAAATGAAATGGCGCAGCTCCAAATGAAAATTCGCGAATTGGAACAGGGGATTTTCAGGATGAAGCAGGAATATTCGGACCTGAACCGGACGCTGGTTCTGGAGATGAAGGCCGGGGTGGAACCGTGCGGCATTGCGGTTTACAAAAGATATTTTGCCGAACTGGACCGCCAGGTGCGCAAATTGGAGTCGCAGCGGGCGGCCGTGCAAAGGGCGGCGGCCGCCAAGCAGGAGGAAATCGTAAAAATGAAAAGCGACATCTCGGGGCTGGAAAAACTCCGGGAATCGCAGCGGAAGGATTACGAAGCCCAGGGGCGGAAGGAACAGGAGCAGCTGATCGAGGAATTTGTCTCGCGGCGGAAGGACTCCTCGGGGTGCCGCACGGCGTAA
- a CDS encoding motility protein A, whose amino-acid sequence MDFTGIIGLIAGLGLIFFGITNFTDMSAMKGFIDYQSMAITFGGTIASTLIAFPISYFKKIPAQLKITLQRNRYDPQKYIGLIVEFAQEARKKGLLSLEEKANALDDSDSFLKNSILLIVDAIDPEKVKEMLDNELDSLDERHAAGWQFFEKASTFAPAFGMIGTLIGLINMLGNLNMDSSSGASALGQGMSVALVTTFYGSLAANLILVPIGHKLHMRHNEERLCKEIVVEGVIAIQAGDNPKHIEQRLNAFLCEKQRGEDQETGKKPKKEKKSKK is encoded by the coding sequence ATGGATTTTACAGGAATTATCGGCTTGATCGCCGGCCTTGGCCTGATTTTTTTCGGTATTACCAACTTTACCGATATGAGCGCGATGAAGGGATTTATCGATTATCAGAGCATGGCGATCACCTTCGGCGGAACCATCGCCTCCACCCTGATTGCTTTTCCGATTTCCTATTTCAAAAAAATCCCCGCCCAGCTGAAAATCACCCTGCAGAGGAACCGGTACGATCCCCAGAAGTACATAGGACTCATCGTGGAATTTGCGCAGGAGGCCCGGAAAAAGGGTTTGCTTTCGCTGGAAGAAAAGGCGAACGCGCTCGACGATTCCGATTCTTTTCTCAAGAACAGCATTTTGCTGATCGTGGACGCAATCGACCCGGAAAAGGTAAAGGAAATGCTGGACAATGAACTGGATTCTCTGGACGAACGCCATGCCGCGGGCTGGCAGTTTTTTGAAAAAGCTTCCACATTTGCGCCGGCTTTCGGAATGATCGGCACGCTGATCGGTCTGATCAACATGCTGGGCAACCTGAATATGGACTCTTCCAGCGGGGCCAGTGCCCTTGGGCAGGGAATGTCCGTCGCTCTGGTCACCACGTTTTACGGGTCTTTGGCGGCCAACCTGATTCTGGTTCCCATCGGCCACAAGCTGCATATGCGCCATAACGAGGAGCGCCTCTGCAAAGAGATCGTTGTGGAGGGGGTCATCGCCATTCAGGCGGGGGACAACCCAAAGCATATCGAGCAGCGGCTGAATGCATTCCTCTGTGAAAAGCAAAGGGGAGAAGACCAGGAAACAGGGAAAAAGCCTAAAAAAGAAAAAAAGAGCAAAAAATAA